A section of the Streptomyces sp. SLBN-118 genome encodes:
- a CDS encoding Scr1 family TA system antitoxin-like transcriptional regulator: MAALFGSRVRRLRTAAGLTQAELGARTHVVSTRITQIERSSGAKPTLELARALDVALGADNLLVDLWPYVYREAFPDWSRAFMAHSARAVSIGQYAAHVVPGLLQTEAYARALLSVGRSLTGEQQLEERVTARLARQERLHAPDRPELWVVLDEAVIRRPVGGPDVMRRQLARLLDAAEERHITVQVLPFDQGAHDALGGSLTVLSLPDGTSVAYTEGAHYGQLVEDPPEVNDLALTYDRLRAAALPPLMSLDMIRSVMEGNDRAANVPSRSERRRVAQQQLQQSGGGRLRRGGGRIPRRRARP; the protein is encoded by the coding sequence ATGGCCGCGCTCTTCGGCTCACGTGTCCGCAGACTCCGTACGGCCGCCGGGCTGACCCAGGCTGAACTGGGCGCCAGAACGCATGTGGTGAGCACCCGGATCACGCAGATCGAACGCTCGTCGGGGGCCAAACCGACGCTGGAGCTGGCTCGCGCGCTCGACGTGGCCCTCGGGGCGGACAACCTGCTGGTCGACCTGTGGCCCTACGTCTACCGGGAGGCATTCCCCGACTGGTCACGGGCGTTCATGGCGCACTCGGCGCGAGCGGTGTCCATCGGGCAGTACGCGGCGCACGTAGTGCCGGGACTCCTGCAGACCGAGGCATACGCACGCGCCCTGCTCAGCGTCGGCCGCTCGCTCACCGGCGAGCAGCAGTTGGAGGAACGAGTGACCGCGCGGCTCGCCCGGCAGGAACGGCTGCACGCTCCCGATCGCCCGGAACTCTGGGTGGTGCTCGACGAGGCGGTGATCCGTCGTCCGGTCGGCGGACCGGACGTGATGCGCAGGCAGTTGGCGCGGCTGCTGGACGCGGCCGAGGAGCGTCACATCACCGTGCAGGTGCTGCCGTTCGACCAAGGCGCGCATGACGCGCTCGGCGGCTCTCTGACCGTGCTGTCCCTGCCCGACGGCACCAGTGTGGCCTACACGGAGGGCGCGCATTACGGCCAGCTTGTCGAGGATCCGCCCGAGGTCAATGACCTCGCCCTGACCTACGATCGGTTGCGGGCGGCTGCGCTGCCCCCGCTCATGTCGCTCGACATGATCCGGTCCGTGATGGAGGGCAACGACCGTGCAGCGAATGTCCCGTCCAGATCTGAACGGCGCCGCGTGGCGCAGCAGCAGCTACAGCAATCAGGAGGGGGGCGACTGCGTCGAGGTGGCGGACGGATTCCCCGGCGTCGTGCCCGTCCGTGA
- a CDS encoding DMT family transporter: protein MPDSRRTDLVLLLVAIVWGSSYLSAKTATVAVPVLAILFVRYVISALACVAFVAAGRGSRRCTPDEIRSGSLLGVTQAAVLVLETYGVAHTSAANAGLIISLTIVLTPVLDRTGRRGGLPPRFFAAAGLCVLAVGLLMSGSGLHTPGAGELLMLAAAAVRAVHVVLVGRLTAGRDVRPLHLTTVQTVVGSALFLVPAAGQLPVLVHADAMTWAQLVYLALFCSVFAFLAQTWAVQRTSASRASLLLGTEPVWAVVIGIGLGGERLTALAALGAVLMVAGTYWGQAIERAHRATTMKATTVGRTTAPTGAA, encoded by the coding sequence ATGCCCGATTCCCGCCGCACCGACCTGGTCCTGCTGCTCGTCGCCATCGTCTGGGGTTCCAGCTACCTGTCTGCGAAGACAGCCACCGTGGCCGTGCCGGTGCTGGCGATTCTGTTCGTGCGGTACGTGATCTCCGCCCTTGCCTGCGTCGCCTTCGTCGCCGCCGGTCGGGGGTCCCGCCGCTGCACCCCCGACGAGATCAGGTCCGGGTCGCTGCTCGGGGTCACGCAGGCGGCCGTCCTGGTGCTGGAGACTTACGGCGTTGCGCACACGAGCGCGGCCAACGCCGGCCTGATCATCAGCCTGACCATCGTGCTCACCCCGGTGCTGGACCGTACGGGCCGCCGGGGCGGGCTGCCGCCACGGTTCTTCGCCGCCGCGGGCTTGTGCGTACTGGCTGTCGGACTGCTCATGTCCGGCAGCGGCCTCCACACTCCGGGAGCCGGCGAGCTGCTGATGCTCGCCGCAGCCGCGGTGCGGGCCGTGCACGTCGTGCTCGTGGGACGGCTCACCGCAGGCCGGGACGTGCGTCCGCTCCACCTGACAACCGTGCAGACCGTCGTCGGTTCGGCACTGTTCCTGGTGCCGGCCGCCGGCCAACTCCCGGTCCTCGTACACGCCGATGCCATGACGTGGGCCCAGCTCGTCTACCTCGCCCTGTTCTGCAGCGTGTTCGCATTTCTCGCCCAGACCTGGGCAGTACAACGCACCTCTGCCAGCCGGGCCAGCCTTCTCCTCGGCACCGAACCCGTCTGGGCCGTCGTGATCGGCATCGGCCTCGGCGGCGAACGGCTCACCGCCCTCGCCGCCCTTGGCGCTGTGCTGATGGTCGCCGGGACCTACTGGGGCCAGGCCATCGAGCGCGCCCACCGCGCCACGACAATGAAAGCGACGACGGTTGGGCGAACGACGGCACCTACCGGCGCCGCCTGA
- a CDS encoding calcium-binding protein, with product MRTRFVVAAVSGALTAAVLVAPTAQAVPGNLTVTKVVVNGGKNIVLGTGTKTVSVSVTVREDSGIRDSYLELWHSTGGQLDVSYHKTGTCTASGGLTTCSASFLLDPASDVISNKVAGGNWKLYAQVAAKDGDYFSNDYPTVRVQRAASLTVDAGPEPVTKGKPVTVTGRMLLADWNLNRYRGYSGQSVKLQFRKSGTSVYSTVKTVTTNSTGDLRTSVTASADGYWRWTFAGWSTVPAVTTAGDFVDVR from the coding sequence ATGCGTACTCGTTTCGTCGTGGCCGCCGTCTCCGGCGCCCTGACGGCAGCCGTGCTCGTCGCGCCGACGGCCCAGGCCGTTCCGGGAAACCTGACGGTCACCAAAGTCGTCGTCAACGGCGGCAAGAACATCGTTCTGGGCACAGGCACGAAGACCGTGTCCGTTTCCGTGACCGTGCGGGAGGACTCCGGCATCCGTGACTCGTACCTGGAGCTGTGGCACAGCACCGGTGGCCAGCTGGACGTCTCGTACCACAAGACGGGGACATGCACGGCTTCGGGCGGCCTGACGACCTGCTCGGCGTCGTTCCTCCTCGATCCCGCATCGGACGTCATCAGCAACAAGGTGGCGGGCGGGAACTGGAAGCTCTACGCACAGGTGGCGGCGAAGGACGGCGACTACTTCAGCAACGACTACCCGACCGTGCGAGTGCAGCGGGCGGCATCGCTGACCGTGGACGCCGGGCCGGAGCCGGTGACGAAGGGCAAGCCGGTCACGGTCACCGGCAGGATGCTGTTGGCCGACTGGAATCTGAACAGGTACCGGGGCTACTCGGGCCAGTCCGTGAAGCTGCAGTTCCGCAAGAGCGGCACCTCTGTCTACTCGACGGTGAAGACGGTGACGACGAACTCCACGGGTGATCTGCGGACCTCGGTCACGGCGTCGGCCGACGGCTACTGGCGCTGGACCTTCGCCGGTTGGTCCACGGTCCCGGCTGTCACCACCGCCGGTGATTTCGTGGACGTCCGCTAG
- a CDS encoding trypsin-like serine protease, giving the protein MSGIRQRVTSVSAFLAAAVTVGTLVATPANAVVGDSPPDGQYAFTAKLDIGNGQRSCAATLIDQQWLITAASCFADNPAQETKVAAGAPKLKTTATIGRADLTAPGGSVVDVVELVPRDDRDLVMARLATPVTGVKPVQIGSAAPREGEELKAVGYGRTKDEWVPNRVHAGAFTVQAAGGTTVALEPTSAGAAVCKGDTGGPALREADGKAELAAVNSTSWQGGCLGSGAETRKGAVSTRVDDITDWIRQTALRTLLSHADWKKADLLATGYFTGGSANGKRHMDLLVRWVDGSVTLYQGAEANDAKVPFSAQYELAKAGSVWKHAKAITGGSFTAGGSDGLVVRWVDGEVTQYAHVDQQGFHNEKTLAKTAAWQNAELVTAGRFNGGSLRDDLLVVWANGTVSLYADLNTNGVRKEVQLAKADKTWTYADQISAGEFTGAKTSDLLVRWKDGETTIYPGVDTKGFHGETKIRPVKSPWINATVLTVGAFTANKVPNDVLVRWNDGKLTLHPGVDGAGLHSEVQIAD; this is encoded by the coding sequence ATGTCTGGCATTCGGCAACGCGTCACCTCGGTATCAGCATTTCTGGCAGCAGCGGTCACAGTCGGGACACTCGTAGCTACTCCCGCTAACGCCGTCGTCGGAGACAGCCCCCCGGACGGCCAGTACGCCTTCACCGCGAAACTCGACATTGGCAACGGACAGCGCAGCTGCGCCGCCACTCTGATCGACCAGCAGTGGCTGATCACCGCCGCCAGTTGCTTCGCCGACAACCCGGCCCAGGAAACGAAGGTGGCGGCCGGCGCCCCCAAGTTGAAGACCACCGCCACCATCGGCCGTGCCGACCTCACGGCCCCGGGTGGAAGCGTCGTCGACGTCGTGGAACTCGTCCCGCGTGATGACCGGGACCTCGTCATGGCGCGCCTCGCGACACCGGTCACCGGTGTCAAGCCGGTCCAGATCGGTTCGGCCGCCCCGCGCGAAGGTGAGGAACTGAAGGCGGTCGGCTACGGCCGTACCAAGGACGAGTGGGTGCCCAACCGGGTCCACGCCGGGGCCTTCACCGTCCAGGCGGCCGGGGGGACAACTGTCGCCCTCGAGCCCACGTCCGCCGGCGCGGCCGTCTGCAAGGGAGACACCGGCGGCCCGGCGCTGCGTGAGGCGGACGGCAAGGCAGAACTGGCCGCGGTCAACAGCACCTCTTGGCAGGGAGGGTGCCTCGGGTCCGGGGCAGAGACCCGCAAAGGCGCCGTGAGCACCCGCGTCGACGACATCACCGACTGGATCAGGCAGACCGCCCTGCGCACTCTGCTGTCCCACGCCGACTGGAAGAAGGCCGACCTCCTGGCCACCGGATACTTCACGGGCGGCTCCGCGAACGGCAAGCGCCACATGGACCTGCTCGTGCGCTGGGTGGATGGTTCGGTGACCCTGTACCAGGGCGCCGAGGCCAATGACGCGAAGGTTCCGTTCTCGGCGCAGTACGAGTTGGCGAAGGCCGGCAGTGTGTGGAAGCACGCCAAGGCGATCACCGGCGGCAGTTTCACCGCCGGTGGCAGTGACGGTCTGGTGGTGCGCTGGGTCGATGGTGAGGTGACCCAGTACGCGCACGTGGACCAGCAGGGCTTCCACAACGAGAAGACGCTGGCCAAGACGGCGGCGTGGCAGAACGCCGAGCTCGTGACCGCGGGCCGCTTCAACGGCGGCAGCCTCCGTGACGACCTGCTCGTGGTGTGGGCCAACGGCACGGTCTCGCTCTATGCGGATCTGAACACCAACGGTGTCCGCAAGGAGGTCCAGCTGGCCAAGGCGGACAAGACGTGGACATACGCCGACCAGATCAGTGCGGGCGAGTTCACCGGCGCCAAGACCAGTGATCTGCTGGTCCGCTGGAAGGACGGCGAGACGACCATCTACCCCGGCGTCGACACCAAGGGCTTCCACGGCGAGACCAAGATCCGCCCCGTCAAGTCCCCTTGGATCAATGCCACGGTACTGACCGTTGGTGCCTTCACCGCCAACAAGGTTCCCAACGATGTCCTTGTCCGCTGGAACGACGGGAAGTTGACCCTGCACCCCGGTGTGGACGGCGCCGGACTGCACAGCGAAGTCCAGATCGCCGACTGA
- a CDS encoding DUF397 domain-containing protein gives MADGFPGVVPVRDSKAPHGPALVLSAACWASFIGELKAGHRD, from the coding sequence GTGGCGGACGGATTCCCCGGCGTCGTGCCCGTCCGTGACAGCAAGGCCCCGCACGGTCCGGCGCTGGTCCTCTCGGCAGCCTGCTGGGCTTCGTTCATAGGCGAGTTGAAGGCCGGTCACCGGGACTGA
- a CDS encoding serine protease, giving the protein MRKVLVARLTVSLACCALATVATSSVSLAADRPSPVPTSPAPVQPSGGAWSVAEALRFWTPERIASATDPSGRPGAGLPGRSASPRARADVGQQFTGIPSVGILFTVGSDMRAHYCSAGTVQSKGRNLILTAGHCLNTQAVFVPKYDSSRTLKQQPYGIWPVDEWFADKRYVKNSRGPESDLDYAFAQVKPNGTTNLQDAVGGSTLARPATPENAVTTVGYPNVGRNPQDRPVQCTSRTQALPGYNQMRIDCAGMWDGVSGGPFFSTIDRARGTGEIIGNVGGWNGGGPGVPTTHPAYNRISYSPVYTDRFFQLYDDADNGRHNDFGPYLQPTPPFAMGGWEQWQNARLLATGDFTDDGSGDLLAVWADGSVDLYQGSGTGDPQRPFSASFRLATPGSVWKNARAIASGRFTGTGTDALVVRWSDGELGEYRHVDKTGFHDEKMLAKHKNWQNARLIAVGRHTPGALRDDLVVVWANGSVGMYADVDTKAVSKGNFLARPNKTWQYAAQISSGQFTGRNSDDLLVLWADGETTIHPGVDFAGLHGEIKIRPSKSPWSRADVVTAGAFGPDATRNDVLVRWRDGSVTLHSGVDKASLHKETKLVQ; this is encoded by the coding sequence TTGCGTAAAGTTCTCGTGGCCCGCCTCACCGTCTCCCTGGCGTGCTGCGCTCTGGCCACCGTTGCCACGAGCAGCGTCTCGCTGGCGGCAGACCGGCCATCGCCCGTACCCACGAGCCCAGCGCCGGTGCAGCCGAGCGGCGGCGCCTGGTCGGTGGCCGAGGCGTTGCGGTTCTGGACGCCGGAGCGCATCGCGTCCGCCACCGATCCTTCCGGCCGGCCCGGCGCCGGCCTGCCGGGGCGCAGTGCGTCGCCGCGCGCCAGAGCGGACGTGGGGCAGCAGTTCACGGGCATCCCCTCCGTCGGCATCCTCTTCACCGTCGGGTCCGACATGCGGGCGCACTACTGCTCGGCCGGCACGGTGCAGAGCAAGGGACGCAATCTGATCCTGACGGCAGGCCACTGCCTCAATACCCAAGCGGTCTTCGTCCCGAAGTACGACTCGTCCAGGACGCTCAAGCAGCAGCCCTACGGCATCTGGCCCGTTGACGAATGGTTCGCCGACAAGCGGTACGTGAAGAACAGCAGGGGCCCGGAGTCCGACCTCGACTACGCCTTCGCCCAGGTCAAGCCCAACGGCACCACGAACCTCCAGGACGCCGTCGGCGGCAGCACCCTCGCTCGCCCCGCCACACCGGAGAACGCCGTCACCACCGTCGGGTACCCCAATGTCGGGCGTAACCCGCAGGACCGGCCCGTCCAGTGCACCAGCCGGACCCAGGCCCTGCCGGGCTACAACCAGATGCGGATCGACTGCGCCGGCATGTGGGACGGCGTGTCCGGCGGACCGTTCTTCTCCACGATCGACCGTGCCAGGGGCACCGGCGAGATCATCGGCAACGTGGGCGGCTGGAACGGCGGCGGACCGGGCGTGCCCACCACCCACCCCGCGTACAACCGCATCTCCTACAGCCCCGTGTACACCGACCGCTTCTTCCAGCTGTACGACGATGCCGACAACGGCCGTCACAACGACTTCGGCCCCTACCTCCAGCCGACGCCGCCCTTCGCGATGGGCGGCTGGGAGCAGTGGCAAAACGCCAGGCTACTGGCTACCGGGGACTTCACGGATGACGGGAGCGGCGACCTGCTCGCGGTCTGGGCCGACGGCTCGGTGGATCTCTACCAGGGCAGCGGCACAGGGGATCCGCAGCGTCCGTTCTCGGCCTCCTTCCGGCTCGCCACCCCCGGAAGCGTCTGGAAGAACGCGCGCGCCATCGCCAGCGGAAGGTTCACGGGCACCGGCACCGACGCGCTCGTCGTGCGCTGGAGCGACGGTGAGCTGGGCGAGTACCGGCACGTCGACAAGACGGGCTTCCACGACGAGAAGATGCTGGCCAAGCACAAGAACTGGCAGAACGCCCGGCTCATCGCCGTCGGCCGGCACACCCCCGGTGCGCTGCGGGACGACCTGGTCGTCGTCTGGGCGAACGGCTCCGTCGGCATGTACGCGGACGTCGACACCAAAGCGGTGAGCAAGGGCAACTTCCTTGCGAGGCCGAACAAGACCTGGCAGTACGCCGCACAGATCAGCTCCGGTCAGTTCACCGGCAGGAACTCCGACGACCTGCTGGTCCTCTGGGCGGATGGCGAAACCACCATCCACCCGGGTGTGGACTTCGCCGGCCTGCACGGCGAGATCAAGATCCGTCCGTCGAAGTCCCCCTGGTCCCGCGCAGACGTCGTGACCGCGGGAGCCTTCGGCCCCGACGCCACGCGCAACGACGTCCTGGTCCGCTGGCGGGACGGGAGCGTCACCCTGCATTCGGGCGTCGACAAGGCGAGCTTGCACAAGGAGACGAAGCTGGTGCAGTAA
- a CDS encoding polymorphic toxin-type HINT domain-containing protein: MLSLTATLLGSSPAVAAEGEEQTAFSPIPHTDRGRVVELWRAGGPGVKAAAEAALTGTDNDVRQFLTKDQAIVQLHDEQVALSQMISISGPGVREAALTALRGGPKELEAFLEDGWEAPLEQDQRVQVSQIVSMGGRGVEEAAKEALKGGPEKVREFLSKGQFPAREADDRVALSQLVSTGGPAVKAAAKVAIAGSIEDVREFLAVGQHVARARDRERAGVAQLVAQAQAAGKAAEAQTRVAKEASERAVEASKLAKQLALEAADETRKAGKNSQKAASAARRAANAAKGAAAAAQQAISAAQAANASARVAAAAASEAASAAAGAAEAASRAQSAAAAAATNAGEAANARKAAEGARAAAAGAKKAAQAAEQAGNAATQAGIAAKAASDAGENADSAAASAGEASSLADAAGAHSAEADAAAASARRHAQEAKRAARNATSLAQEAASASYASRDAANSAAAHAEKAADAAEEAAKQAGKSAAAAKEATAHAGEAKKAADAAGKAVEKAGEIFMLTRKTEAEDLLIRTNSAIEMAKGLKAANDKRLSEQNERVKTFKDLGVEANKLAAEANAPGADIKDVARKGRQVAVITMKTGGPWSSTAAQVALAGNDEAITEYIRTGWKEASEDDDRARVEILAEDPASGTLRAAAKKALEGDAQQIGAFLETGADQAAANDYRVRISQIVSTSQRGVKEAAVAALKESAPAKLREFLARGQHTARTNDERVQASQLISAGGPELKAAARIAIEGTPETLHKFITVGQYRSKRKDALAATHIAGVKHLLAMGAGIVAKAQANAATANKVAADARKAANEAKEWAKKADASADQAKKCAQDADNSADAAAASAAEAKESATSARAAEADALNAANDADESAASARNSADWASASADEAWTAANEARTSATSAGKDAAAADKAAKDAKKIAVAKQKQEDDARRKRMEEYRKQAEELRKKDSGSDKEESGDGDSIPDWIDGGYDFSDLTDKLHGIYMGTGEVFYGLVGNVPYAAEYFGWLVDSDCWDGGPGAPGCDYGSQYDEWIASHGYNIDKDTYTVPSFIVALVSHRSGSIKPTKPGKPPKPKRNAGIPCNCFLAGTEVLLAAGGTKNIEDVQLGDLVLATDPETGESGPRKVTRLITTEHDKRLNELSIATAHGTEQLTATLEHPFWSPSEGRWVAAGNLEQGMTLLTNQGDRVVLKANRSFGMSARTYNLTVDDLHTYYVLAGSTPILVHNAGGGDPDKGNVTVGRWMSKVEYEKMRSTGRVQPGAGDRSYVVYPASPDAYRSSAPGSVYVEFDVPHSSLTPGGRPGDYKMSGPDSFEARLAKKKGLPIPELPAAGNIRLAAC, from the coding sequence GTGCTCTCACTTACCGCAACGCTGCTGGGGTCATCCCCGGCCGTGGCGGCTGAGGGCGAAGAACAGACGGCGTTCAGTCCGATTCCGCACACCGACCGCGGCCGGGTGGTGGAACTGTGGCGGGCTGGGGGGCCGGGAGTGAAGGCCGCGGCGGAGGCCGCGCTGACGGGCACCGACAACGACGTGCGCCAGTTCCTGACCAAGGATCAGGCCATCGTCCAACTGCACGACGAGCAGGTCGCGCTCTCGCAGATGATCTCCATCAGCGGCCCCGGTGTACGCGAGGCCGCGTTGACCGCACTGCGCGGTGGCCCCAAGGAACTTGAGGCGTTCCTCGAGGACGGCTGGGAGGCTCCGCTGGAGCAGGACCAGCGGGTGCAGGTCTCGCAGATCGTCAGCATGGGTGGCCGCGGCGTCGAGGAGGCGGCCAAGGAAGCGCTCAAGGGCGGCCCGGAGAAGGTGCGCGAGTTCCTCTCCAAGGGGCAGTTCCCGGCACGTGAGGCCGATGACCGGGTGGCCTTGTCACAGCTCGTGAGCACGGGCGGCCCGGCGGTCAAGGCGGCGGCCAAGGTCGCCATCGCGGGTTCGATCGAGGACGTGCGCGAGTTCCTGGCCGTTGGCCAGCACGTGGCCCGGGCCCGGGACCGCGAGCGCGCTGGCGTCGCCCAGCTGGTGGCTCAGGCACAGGCGGCGGGCAAGGCGGCTGAGGCCCAGACACGTGTGGCCAAGGAAGCGTCCGAGCGTGCTGTGGAGGCGTCGAAGCTCGCCAAGCAGCTAGCGCTCGAAGCGGCCGATGAGACCAGGAAGGCCGGAAAGAACTCGCAGAAGGCCGCGAGCGCCGCCCGCCGGGCGGCCAACGCCGCAAAGGGAGCCGCGGCCGCGGCGCAGCAAGCCATCAGCGCCGCTCAGGCAGCGAACGCCTCCGCGCGGGTCGCCGCAGCCGCGGCTTCGGAGGCGGCCAGCGCGGCAGCGGGTGCGGCCGAGGCCGCCTCCCGCGCGCAGAGCGCCGCCGCAGCAGCGGCGACCAACGCAGGCGAGGCGGCGAACGCACGGAAGGCCGCCGAGGGCGCCCGGGCCGCGGCCGCGGGCGCCAAGAAGGCAGCCCAGGCGGCCGAACAGGCGGGCAACGCGGCCACTCAGGCCGGCATCGCGGCGAAGGCTGCCTCGGACGCCGGTGAGAACGCCGACTCCGCGGCTGCGTCCGCCGGTGAGGCGAGCAGCCTCGCCGATGCCGCCGGCGCGCACTCCGCGGAGGCGGACGCCGCGGCGGCGTCGGCACGCCGTCACGCGCAGGAGGCCAAGCGGGCGGCGAGGAACGCCACGAGCCTGGCGCAGGAAGCGGCCAGTGCCTCCTACGCGTCGCGCGACGCGGCCAACAGCGCCGCAGCCCACGCGGAGAAGGCTGCAGATGCCGCCGAGGAAGCCGCCAAACAGGCGGGGAAGTCCGCAGCCGCGGCCAAGGAAGCCACTGCTCACGCCGGAGAGGCGAAGAAGGCCGCCGACGCCGCGGGCAAGGCTGTGGAGAAGGCCGGTGAGATCTTCATGCTCACGCGCAAGACAGAGGCCGAGGACCTCCTCATCCGCACCAACTCGGCCATCGAGATGGCCAAGGGCCTCAAGGCCGCGAACGACAAGCGCCTCTCCGAGCAGAACGAGCGGGTCAAGACGTTCAAGGACCTCGGAGTCGAAGCGAACAAGCTCGCGGCCGAGGCCAACGCCCCCGGCGCAGACATCAAGGACGTCGCACGCAAGGGTCGGCAGGTCGCGGTCATCACGATGAAGACCGGCGGCCCTTGGAGCAGTACCGCTGCCCAGGTCGCCCTTGCAGGCAACGACGAAGCCATCACCGAGTACATCCGCACCGGCTGGAAGGAAGCATCCGAGGACGACGACCGCGCACGCGTCGAGATCCTGGCGGAGGACCCCGCGTCCGGGACCCTGCGTGCGGCGGCAAAGAAGGCGCTGGAGGGCGACGCGCAGCAGATCGGCGCTTTCCTTGAGACCGGCGCCGACCAGGCCGCGGCCAACGACTATCGGGTCCGCATCTCGCAGATCGTCAGCACCAGCCAGCGCGGGGTGAAGGAGGCGGCGGTCGCCGCTCTCAAGGAGAGCGCCCCCGCCAAGCTCCGTGAATTCCTGGCCAGAGGGCAGCACACCGCCCGCACCAACGACGAGCGGGTCCAGGCCTCCCAGCTGATCAGCGCCGGCGGTCCCGAGCTCAAGGCCGCCGCCCGGATCGCCATCGAAGGCACGCCCGAGACGCTGCACAAGTTCATCACCGTCGGCCAGTACCGGTCCAAGCGCAAGGACGCCCTCGCGGCCACCCACATCGCTGGCGTCAAGCACCTCCTCGCGATGGGCGCCGGCATCGTGGCCAAGGCGCAGGCGAATGCTGCCACCGCCAACAAAGTCGCTGCCGACGCACGCAAGGCAGCCAACGAGGCCAAGGAGTGGGCCAAGAAGGCCGACGCGTCTGCCGACCAGGCCAAGAAGTGCGCCCAGGATGCCGACAATTCCGCCGACGCGGCGGCGGCGTCCGCGGCCGAGGCCAAGGAATCCGCCACAAGCGCTCGCGCGGCCGAGGCAGACGCCTTGAACGCGGCGAACGACGCCGATGAGTCCGCGGCTAGCGCTCGGAACTCGGCCGACTGGGCGAGTGCCTCCGCCGACGAAGCGTGGACGGCGGCAAACGAGGCGCGTACCTCGGCGACCAGCGCCGGGAAGGACGCCGCCGCTGCCGACAAGGCTGCCAAGGACGCAAAAAAGATCGCCGTCGCCAAGCAGAAGCAGGAGGACGACGCCCGGCGAAAGAGGATGGAGGAGTACCGGAAGCAAGCGGAGGAACTGAGGAAGAAGGACAGCGGCAGCGACAAGGAGGAGAGCGGCGACGGGGATTCCATCCCCGACTGGATTGACGGCGGCTACGACTTCAGCGACCTCACCGACAAGCTCCATGGCATCTACATGGGTACAGGTGAAGTCTTCTACGGGCTGGTCGGCAATGTCCCGTACGCAGCCGAGTACTTCGGGTGGCTCGTCGACAGCGACTGCTGGGACGGCGGCCCCGGTGCACCGGGGTGCGACTACGGAAGCCAGTACGACGAGTGGATCGCCAGCCACGGATACAACATCGACAAAGACACGTACACCGTGCCGAGCTTCATTGTCGCTCTGGTCTCCCACCGGTCCGGTTCCATCAAGCCGACGAAACCCGGCAAGCCACCGAAGCCGAAGCGTAATGCCGGCATCCCGTGCAACTGCTTCCTGGCCGGCACGGAAGTCCTTCTGGCAGCAGGTGGGACGAAGAACATCGAGGATGTGCAACTAGGCGACCTGGTCCTCGCCACCGACCCCGAGACCGGCGAGTCCGGTCCGAGGAAGGTGACGCGGCTCATCACCACAGAGCACGACAAGCGGTTGAACGAGCTCTCCATCGCCACTGCACACGGCACCGAACAGCTCACGGCCACCCTCGAGCACCCGTTCTGGTCTCCGTCCGAAGGCCGCTGGGTGGCGGCCGGGAACCTCGAACAAGGCATGACGCTGCTCACCAATCAGGGCGACCGGGTCGTGTTGAAGGCGAACCGATCCTTCGGCATGAGCGCGCGCACGTACAACCTCACCGTGGACGATCTGCACACTTACTATGTGCTGGCCGGGTCGACGCCGATCCTGGTGCACAACGCCGGTGGGGGCGACCCCGACAAGGGCAACGTGACGGTCGGGCGTTGGATGTCCAAGGTGGAGTACGAGAAGATGCGTTCGACGGGGCGGGTGCAGCCCGGGGCCGGTGACAGGTCGTACGTGGTGTATCCGGCGAGTCCGGACGCGTACCGGTCGAGTGCTCCGGGGTCGGTTTACGTCGAATTCGACGTTCCGCATTCCTCGCTGACTCCGGGTGGAAGACCTGGTGACTACAAGATGTCCGGACCTGACTCGTTCGAGGCCCGGCTCGCGAAGAAGAAGGGCCTGCCGATTCCGGAGCTTCCCGCGGCGGGCAATATCCGGCTGGCTGCATGCTGA
- a CDS encoding ATP-binding protein encodes MAMSGDGPERETESAVGTLGEEARDSGAEDRTFAAQFTSSARGAQLARRLAVRRLEEWGHPPTSDLSCTVALLTAELAANAVRHGRVPGRDFHFRLTFEERPCLIRIEVSDASPDRPPTSPPEPSPDDESGRGLLLVDVLASRWGATPRVPIGKTVWAEVAMASSPEG; translated from the coding sequence ATGGCCATGTCGGGCGACGGCCCGGAGCGCGAGACGGAGTCGGCCGTAGGGACGCTTGGAGAGGAGGCACGCGACTCCGGCGCCGAAGACCGCACGTTCGCCGCGCAGTTCACCTCGTCAGCCCGGGGGGCCCAACTCGCCCGACGGCTGGCGGTGCGGCGCCTGGAGGAGTGGGGGCATCCGCCCACGTCGGACCTCTCGTGCACCGTGGCCCTGCTGACCGCTGAGCTTGCCGCCAACGCGGTACGCCACGGCCGCGTCCCCGGGCGCGACTTCCACTTCCGTCTGACCTTCGAGGAGCGGCCGTGCCTGATCCGTATCGAGGTCTCGGACGCTTCCCCGGACCGGCCCCCGACCAGTCCGCCCGAGCCTTCTCCCGACGACGAGTCGGGCCGCGGCCTGCTCCTCGTGGACGTGTTGGCCAGTCGCTGGGGTGCGACACCCCGTGTGCCCATCGGCAAGACCGTATGGGCGGAGGTGGCGATGGCCTCGAGCCCTGAGGGCTGA